CTCTATCTGTTTTGTGTGCTTCTCCTTGATTCTGTCAATTTCTGCCATTCcctgtctgatgtcagctgctgctgtgagctgaTTGAACACAGAGTTCTCCATTTCTCGTCGAAGCCTCTTTGCACTGTTCACAAAGTCTTCTCTGTATCCTTCAACTAGATAGACGTGACCCTCTGTTTGCTTGAAGTACTCTGCCAGATTTTCAAGAATCTTTGTCTCCCATTTAGACAGCTCAGTGCAAGCTTCGCTTTTCAAATGAGTGAGAAAATCTGACATGTTAGATGTCTCAGATTTTCCAGCAGCTGTGCCAAAGTTGTAAATTCTTGTGTCAGCTTCTGTTACCCAGGTGTACATCTCTTTTTTGAATTCCCATTCccatttgttgcattttgtgCACAGCCTCATGTATGCATCAGCCACCAGGCTGTTTCTGAAGCTGAAGATGAAGTTTTCATGCTTCACTGCATTCCACAGGCTTTTCACCCACTCTGTAAACTCCAAGATTTTATTAGCAGACGACTCACAACTTCCTAACATTTGGATAATGTTTTTCTTGAGCTCATAAACGGCCTCACTGTACCCTGCATTGACTGGTGCCATTGGTGGGTTTCCATTCCAGAGACCAGGAACGTACCAGTTCCCAGTGTCTGGACTGTACTCCATCACATCAGTGAAGCTCttgttctcctctttcttttccattttggcTGCTGCCTGCGTCATCTCGTTTAACTGCTGCAAGAGCAGTTTCCTGTCTCGTAAGTTCTTCTCATGGGCTGAAACATCTGACACATTCTGgtgaacaaactgacatttggGCTTTTTGCCCACCTCTGTCATCCTGAGAAAAGCATGCACCACTATTTGTAGGAtgtctttcatttctgttgagTTCTCCATTGCAACATTGATAATGGTGATATCACTCAGCCCCACAACAAGTGTTGCAAGCTCATTGTCGTGCTCGTGGCTGTTGTCCAGTTGTGCGAGTTCTGGTGACTTTAAGCCCTCAGTGTCAATGATCACAATGAAGTCACAGCTGAGAGCTTTTTTAACATTGTCATTGACTCTGATGAGCAACATGAAGGCACCTCGAGTGCATCGACCACTGCTGACTGCAAACTGCACTCCAAACATGGTGTTGAGGAGAGTGGACTTCCCTGTGCTCTGAACTCCAAGAACTGTGACCACCAGTATCTTGTTCTTAGGAGACACCAGGTCATTGAGCTGAGAGAGAACATCACTCACCCATCTGAGAGGTATGTTGGATGCATCTCCATCTACAAGCTCAAGGGGAAATCCATCAAGCAACAATCCTGCACATAGTTTAGGCAGATGCTGTAACTGTTgacgtgattggtcagtttctGGAAGGGAGAGTGAAGCTTCATAGATCTGACCCATTTCACGGAAGAAGTGTTCAGTCCCCAGTGAGCTGTTGGAAAGCTGTCTGTCAATCTCTTTGATTTCCTCTTTGTTCTCAgaattttctgatttttctttgtaCTGCTCCCTGAGGTCAGACAGTTTTTCTCGAGACAAGTTATCGAGTTTCATTCGCATCCATTTCAGGAAATAGGATCTCTCTGTCCCTGGGCTTGATATTGCATTGATGAAACATGTCATTGCATTTGACATGTCATGAGAGTTCTGTTCTTTCCgaagtttttctttctctaccTGAAGATCACTTTTGTAGTTTTCTATGTTTTCAGACCCAACTTTTCGAAGCCGAAATTCTTCCTTCTCTAAGCGAGACAGTTCCTTCCATATTTGGCCTTGCAAGGGTAGCTGAGTTTCTTTATATTTCAGGATGTCTTGAATTTCTGCAGTGATGGCATCAGCATTGTTCTTGGCATTCTGGCACTCTGGACAGTCCTCATCAACCCAGATTCCCAGATCATGGGCAATGTTAGCCATCTGCTCGattctcatcttcctctttgaGCTCTGAAATACATCTCTAACTGTGATTCGCAATTTTTTGACAAAGTCTGCGTCATTCATGTGCTTAGCTTTCAGAAGGATGTTGTTGTTAGTCAAGCTCAACTTGGTAGCTACCTTTTTAAGAGCATCCTTACTGGAGTGATTGCTTTGATGGTTACCCACCAAGAAGATCTCTGCCTTGTGTTGTTGGTTCATAAGCAGCTCACAGTCAGAGTCCAGTTTGTCAAAgaacacaaaaactgctgcagatgtctgacacaaaaaagaaaattgtgtttcAAATGAAGCAATGTCCCCACGAAGGTTAGCTACAGCTACTGGCTCACTGAAAATGTCCATGTTTTTGTTCCCACAAGGAAGGTACCAAGAAATTTCAGCCAATCCATTGGATATTCTCCTTGGACTGTCACCACACTCCATGTTAGAGTGAACAAAGGTGTCATGGTACTGCTGAGAATTGCTCAGAAGCTTGTTGAGGATCTCTGACTTGGACAAGGAGCACTCACCCAGTCTCACAAAAGATATCATTGGAAGTTCAGAGACAACAATTCTGTCTTCAATAAAGCCCCTGGATTCTGAAAGTGACTGAGGTCTGTGCTTTTTAACAATGTCTCTCATGGCCCAAAGCATGAGTGTGCACTGCTTTGTGTCACAATCAGGGAGCAGCAGGGGCACAGAAAACTGACACATGGACATTTTTAGAGTCATTTCCTGCTGTACAAAACCATCAGAGCACAGGAAGAGAGCAGTGATTATGTCAAGGGGGTTCAACATATCATCTGATTGCTGACTACTGAACAGATTATCAAGATCTAATTCTGTCTTTCCTGATGCACCATCACAGGCAGACTCACAACCagatacacatttcacattccTAGCTGTCACATTAACCATCATCAGTTTCTTTAGAAAATACCATGGAAGGTCTGAATTGCACTTGGCAGGTTCATCAGTGATGGTCTTCTCCTCAATCTGAAGTACTGTGCTCAGCGACAACTTCTCTTTGTAGAGCTGCTCCAACCCCAGATGCTCCAATAAACTCTCCAGTTGTTTCTCTGTGGATATAAAGATGTTTGTTACTTCTAGCTGTGTTATAGGTGTCAAATCGTATTGACACATGAATGAATGCATCTTTGCATGCTGAGATGTTAGGAAATTCTGCCTGCTGCACAATTTTGCATCTCGTCTTTTCATTGGAGCTGTAGTATGCTACATACGTCACAATAGGATtacaaaagaaattcaaatgtaaaaGCACCAAATTACTCAAACACTTTCTTGTTGAATCTTTGTAATGAATCTGTCCATCCACTTAACACTTGAGTCCAgagcaattattattatattaaatctAGTTCTATTTTAAGACAACAAATCCAATTTTATAATAAAACGAGATCCCTGCaattttcacaaaatgtattaatgtaagGAAAATGTGTAATCATAATCAAATATACTGTAAGTATATATAGTATAACCACTGCATATTGTTAAGGGGTGATACCATTTAAAAGTATGACGTTTATCCTTTGTACAACCAATAAAAAGTTCCTTTGAGTTAATTTTGTCAAATCAatttccatgtttgttttgatgaaatTCTACTATTTTGTCTGTCATCAAACAGTTGTGATGAGCTGATGATTTACATCACcatttattgtaatttattaGGAAACAAAGATTTCATTgtactgtttttaaaggttttttcaAACTGTAACTTTGAATCACCTTCTCCACATAGATAGCCAACGGTATTTGAAACTAAGAACTTGGAACTTGAAATTGTCACACAGTATTATAACTGATATGTTATACATTTAAGAAGGGGTGTAACAAATCAATAATATGAATTGGAAAatggttttaaagttaaagatacaACTACACCAATACGCGGACCTCTGGAATGTACCGTGAACTGGTCGATGGCCTaattttaaagttatgaatCGGTTGAGTGAAGCAGCTATGCTGCTACTTCCTCACAGCATTTTCAAACTCTCGTAAAAGTTCAAAGGTCAGCGCGAGACTCTTGCAAGATGCGGCACAGAAACGTTAACGTAGCATTGCCaaggaaacaaaagcaacatgtacgacaatttacaatttacaatatttacaatGCACCgtcaaatcaaaaatcaaaagttTGGAAATGATTTGGATTTTTTAAGAAGGACGGAAagttggataaaaaaaacaggccgTTTTTAAGCTAGGTAGAACAGCGTTTAAGTACATTGGTAGCATGTACAGTATCATAGCATTCACCTGGTGAAACCTGTGCAGACGACGAGGATGCTAGTAAAGCTAGCACTAGCAAGAACACGCAAGACAGACTTTTTCAAGGCACCACTCGGCGAGGTCTAAGCGATGAAACTGGCTATAGATGCTGTGATTACCTAAGGACAACTTGTCTGTTTTTCTACACATTATCATTAGCTGTATTCTGTGACTGCTGATAGTGCTGCACACTATTTACTGTCATTGTCTGCTGAAATGATGTGTTGAATTGAACCATACTGCACaccatttattgtttactgacaGTTGCAGCACAGTGCACACTGTTAAGTCAATCCAACTTTTGAGTTTGTTATCTGAAgtaaacatttttatacattgaTTATTACTAGGAAGCAGAGGATACAGTCAGGGACATCAAGTTCAGAGAGGTCCAATGCAGGCGGATCCAGCTCAGAGAGACCCTGCTCATGGAGATCCAGAGAACAGGATAGTTTTTCCTCAGATCCAGCATGAGACAAGAGATGTCTTTTTTATACACTGAGGTATAAGCAGATTAAGATAAAGATATACATAAtagtaagaaaaatacataggATTCCCTGGTCTTATGAAATATCTATTTGAAGGTAAGCAATGCCACTTTTATAGAACTGGCTTATTCTAATTTATAATATGAAATGAATGtctacatgaaacaaagaattgtGTCGGATTGTGTCGTATTGTACCGAAACCGTATCATATCGAATTGGATTGTATCAATAAAAAGTATCCCTGAATAAATGGATACAAACCCCTACAGTTAAGGTTATGGCTTCTGTTTACATCTCTGGCAGTTTCTTTGGTAATGAGAATGCAAGAGAGGACGAGAACCTTTGTTAATGTCAGACTCAGCTTGCAAAGCTGTGGCTATTTCCTGGAAGCTGTATGTACCAATGTAGACCTGGTACATTTTGAAATTTGCTTGGTAATTTTTTTGCCATCACTATGTTGGGAATTgatggtagggcaggtgtggttattagaaattaataattattgataataattattaaaattaaataaatattttttcaaatcgttaaaacggggcaccaccctggaatcaggcactaataaccagaccaaaattagtttaaaaagaagggttcacttttaatgtaaatatttattaaatatttacaattaaaggaacggtgaaggaaatgaatccgagcactgaccatcacaaccagtaaatgccacaaaacatgcacaaaataatcacagaaaactgctatgTACTTCATTATTGTTAGCAAATTGatcaaatcaataatactttcaataaacaaaaatcgATCACTCAACCaaagcagctaaactatgaaacgaaactaagacaaactcaagcaaaaaataaacaaacaagcatgagatgtggatgtgtgtgtgtgtgtgtgtgtgtgtgtgtgtgtgtgtgtgtgtgtgtccgagagacaaagaaagaggagtCAAGATGGCGGTTGCAGTCAAAGAAATAAGATGGCGGTCACGCTCTCTTGGAGGGTGACGTCACGGAGTGTTCCGTTGAAaggactacaaaaatggccgaACAGGAATTGGGGAACTCACGTTCGTTCCACTACTAAAATGACCGAAACATGACTTGGAGAAGTCACGTGTGGATACGCAttcaaaaatgataatgattttgcTGAATCATGTGTCTAGAATTCCAAAAATGGTGGACGTGAACACGTCACCTAAAGGTAGTCAATTGAACGAACGCGCGAGATTTGAACAACGGCAATGGTTACACAACCGTTGGTTTCATGTGCGCTTTGATTGCACACGAGATGAATTTGGAGGGAGAGTGACCTACTGTTCCACAAAGGTAGTCGTGCTACCACAAGGCGTCTGTCTCTGAATCATAAAAGGGAGATATCACGAGACACACGTATCTTATGTTATAGCAAGGTCATCAACCATAAGTCTCCAACAGGTCGCTCATAAGATTACGTGTGTGTACGCGTAACCccttatgtgtgtgtacatgtacatgtgggttagttagagatagagagagagaaagaggaaggcaAAGACAAAAGGCTAACGCCCTTAGCGGCGGCTAACACTTCCGCtccacagagtggagaggctcAAATCAGCTCGTGATGAGCGAAAAGGAGAAGCAAACAATATGTTTTACAACGTAAAACTAACAGCAATTAAAAGGGGACACGGCGGTATAAAAACAATCTAATgatattaaacacaacacacacagattagtcAGTCAGTGGAGTGTATTGAAGTACATATGCTCACACATACTATGCATACTCATACTCACACACTATGTTTTTTCAACAATCaaaactactgtgtgtgtgtgtgtgtttaatgataTGTGTAAAAGAGCTGTATGATTTAAAGGTTGCATGTGGTGGATGAAGGTGACTGGACCATAGAATTCCTAACTGGGGTGCACATTCAAACACGCAGGATCCAAGAAAGCCATTTAACCGTTTAGTGGTATGAGTTGGAATTGTTTGGTCAAATGGAAGGAAGGATGATTATCtgtacaacaaacaaacataaatcaaTACACCGCCACGTAGCCTACCATAAACTAGAATTATaaacaaagtattaaaaaccCATTTAAAAGAATGAGatgtgttgctttgtttgtttgtttaaagcaaaacaaacactgttctgTCCTCAATGCGTCCCATGCATGTGTTGACAGACACTCTACTCCAAACAAGACTCTGGGTATCATTTTTGCCAGGTTTATTGCTGAAGCAAAGGTGAAactaaaaggaaaataaacaaataatcttaaaattGAGAATATTACATTTCTTCAGATGCATAAACTATGAAATAAACAATTCTACATCTTATCTGTACACCATATCAACCAAAAACTACTGGGCTAACAAACATACTATGCTAGAAGGAAATTTCAGGTGAAATACGTTTCTAATGAGCATACAATGGAAAATTTGCCGCTTAAAACATCAGCCcatgacaataaaaaacacaaacatattaatACGTACCGACAATGCAACTCAAAACAAGCCGTATGCTGGTGtgtagggctgaacgatttaaggaaaagatctaattgcgatttttctggcagatattgcgatttcgatttgattcacgatttccttcaaatcaagcttcagtgcaatattcacaatgtacagtaacattgtaacattaaatgctattactctaatgcaacgatgaaaactaaagttaaaaattgcttccaaatgtatttattaacaagaagcacagctgatggctgcagttaccctaacggccgcaacggtcgtcgtgtcactattgagtcttatttcttgatcctgccccaagttcctttaaataaaatacaaaaccgGTGTCCCGGTGTGGCTGCTCTTATCATACGGAGTTACacaaaagatgctgtaattgtagtctgtttgctacagtgggcctgagtatcattttcaccgGACTTTTCACTGGACTGTTTCGTCATGCACTCGTCATGCAAAtgcctgtggtgatttttcaagtgccggtataaattggttgtgtttccgctggatgttgcaactttagcgcGACAGGTTTTGTATGGAGCTAAAtcggggtcaaatgttttgtacttgaaaaagtaaaatttgaaactgaaatgtcaagttttgatcttgaattttgaaaaatacatcaacgtattcaaaataaaaataaatgtacaaaaagttttttcaggttaaaaataattatgatcaactctggtaattcttttgaataaatcatttattttcattttccactttcatatgttttgatatttgggatcttatttctttcagttgcatgttttatcttttcagattcagatcttagttttttttacagtttcaaatctttctttttcagtttcagacttttgaccctgatctagcgtgggggcgtggcatcaactgagaggggtgtggaatcatgacagacagctcaaccaaaaggctacagaccttcccctatcatgttgccttcagggaacgtaggatctaaaacgattcggctacgccacatgattggcagtgaaaaaactgctgtcagtgacaaacttccatttgcacaccatgcacgaatatcctgcacggctaaaactgtttgaatttcccaggctgtttagatgtgagatgtggaagctgttttagacagtactgaggaccaattgtagtacaggagcgacaaaatcacgccagattgtgcacagacgcccacactttaagtactgaaatgtccggCACGTAGcactggacccagcacacaggtgagaaaagtaaggttgggaaatcgtgataaatatcaaaatgagaggtcaTTTTGTGGTTTTTTCAGCACCCCATGCATTCCTGCAACCACTAAACAGCACTACCTTTATTCAAATTAACAgcattatctgtgtttttcacGCAGTACATAGGCTAACGTTACTACCTACTACTGCGTTAGCAGCTACTcgatgctaacattagccctGTGCTTAACCTCTAGCTTTGACAATTCTCCACTTAAAAGATGTCagaaacattgtatgttgttacaaaacgacctctcattttgatatttatcacgatttcccaaccttacttttctcacctgtgtgctgggtccagcgGGTGAGCCAGCAGAACCAGACGCCATTGCCAGCGGACACTGCGAGGCATTCACAGTGCTACGTGGAaatcggacatttcagtacttaaagtgtggcgtgattttgtcgctcctgtactacaattggtcctcagtactgtctaaaacagcttccccatctcacatctaaacagcctgggaaattcaaacagttttagccgtgcaggatattcgtgcatggtgtgcaaatggaagtttgtcactgacagcagtttgttcactgccaatcatgtggcgtagccgaatcgttttagatcctacgttccctgaaggcaacatgataggggaaggtctgtagtCTTTTGGTtgagctgtctgtcatgattccacacctctctcagttgatgccacgcccccacgctagatcagagtcaaaagtctgaaactgaaaaagaaagatctgaaactgaaaaaaagatttgaaactgtaaaaaaaactaagatctgaatctgaaaagataaaacatgcaactgaaagaaataggatcccaaatatcaaaacatatgaaagtgaaaaatgaaaataaatgatttattcaaaagaattaccagagttgatcataattatttttaacctgaaaaaactttttgcacatttatttttattttgaatacattgatgtatttttcaaaattcaagatcaaaacttgaaatttcagtttcaaattttactttttcaagtacaaaacatttgaccccgatttagctccatagttttgcacagtacctggtgcacgtctgcagcctcaaaccCGAAATACTCCCAAATGACCAACGTGCTTTTTTTCTTGGGGATTAAATCCCCTAACtccgcttctggtccagctggagccatttcagaacacgttaaggagcaggttaatactgattggCCAGCGTGACCTGTCCACGAGTAGCATGCCACTTCTGATCggtgagcttggcaggatggtagagagacggcatgtatgtgtaaaatagttgacacaacagatcctgggtcagtcaggAGCACTGCAAAAACCGCAGCTTTGGCGATCACATGATCGCGTTGTCTGAAATCGCAATTTCAATCAGAAAACGATAAATCATTCAGCCCTACTGGTGTGGCTGACCATCACTGAAAGCTGGCAAAACGAGCTATTCTGTTACTTTGTTCTCACTTCCTGGATAAAGTTCAATTCAACATTGACAAACACCAACCGCTAAACTAAAATCggccagtaggtggcagtacTGCGCTTTTAATATGTTCCCATTCAAGTAGAACACAacgaaataaaagaaattaaatacatcAAGTCTTTTTTACCACTACCACACTGAATCTTATAAACTAAACATAACAAACACGTCTCatctgtttaaatgtgttttttatgtctttgtggcGTTATGTTTTGAGCCCTGTCACTATGTGACGGACAATAACgttttttgaatcttgaatcattaGCTAGCAACATCATCActagcaaacaaacatgtcggTGTCGTGGAACTTTTTCGGAGTAAAtgagacaaataaaacacaagccaTCTGCAATCTATGCAACGGGAGCATCTGCAAAAAGTTTCAACACGACAATGACGTCATTGATCAGATCGGTGAATTAAGACATTACGGCCGATCTATTGtcaatacagaaaacaaaacaaaacaaaaaaaaacattacggccgatctcacaaattgcataaaatgcaaaatatcggcCGATCAGATCGGTGGAAAGCCTAGTTCTGTGTGCCCCTAAcacatccaaaaacacaaactagagTTCTCAATGGGCATGAAAATTACAACCCAACCCGACGCAGCCCGACATACCGGCATTAATTGTCTGCCTGAAGCCGTGTCGTCACTGGCCTGGCTGACACTAGCCGCGCTGACCTTCGCCCCTCCACCATGGGAAAGCTCTGTTAACTTGCCGCATTTTTTTGGCTGCATCCtgtattaatctttttttcttttttgcccttAATTTTTCTGCTCCACACATCTCTTTCTTCGGCATCTGtcttttttagcatttttgctaATTTGAATTTATCccgctcctctttcttttttttcttttttttaaacaggaaaataactCCTTCTGCAGGCGGTGAAAGAGGCTGGTTGCACAGCGTCTTTTCTGGATCCGGAGCGTGTTTGGTAAACACGGCGCAATTTTGGCTCATCCAGCAAGATGAAAGACTGCGGCCTAGGCGGGTTAATCCAAACGTCTGGGTGCTCCCTTTGAGTACAGTTGCGCAGACGAAAGCTGATGCTTCCCGCAACATGTAACATCTGGGACTGCGATGAAATGAGTCTGCAGCTGTATTTATCTCCTCCTTTCGCGGCGGAACTGATGCGTTCAGGTGCACTCACAGACAATGGGAGGTGGGAGATTTCCAATCTGGGGGGACTGTGAGAAGCAGGTGCCACCTACTGGACATTGGGGTCAGTGCACTTTCCTTTGTGTAGTGCAAGCAGGCCGCATTTAAGCGTTGAGCAACACGCGGCCGATCTGATGTCAGAACCATGTGGACGGTCCTAACAACTACATGGAACTAATTGTGTCATAAATAAGATGTACAAGTCATGCCATTACCCATTCCAAAGTgagttaaacatttttcttgcaCAAACCCATTTGTGTGATATTGGATGGCTTCACAGTCATTTCCAACCTATACATTACTGCCCATTATCACTAAATCCACCATCATGAATCACTTTGAGCCCTGAACTCTTGATGCCCCCTGATAACCTCCATCTTAACGTCAGCAAAACAGAGAGGTTGATTGTGGACTACAGAAAATGACGGAGAGTTGTACATGCTCCTGTCACCTTCAATGGGACACGGTAAAGAGAGTCAGTAGCTTCAGGTTCCTTGGTTTCCACATTAGTGAGGATCTGACCTGGACCAAACACATCAACACtaacacaaagacagcaagACAATGGCTCTTCTTCCTCCGCAGACTGAGGAGGTTCAAAATGGAATCCAACATACTCTCCAACTTCTATAGGGGCACCACTAACATTATCCTGACTGGCTGCTTCATCACCTGGTTTGGCAGTTGCACCACTTTCAACAGTAAGGCTCTACAGAGGTTGGTGAGATCTGCACAGCACATCACCAGCCACCATCCATGGAGGACCTCTACACCCAGTGGCTTACGAAGAAAGCCAACAGGATCGTTACAGACCTCACTCTCAAGTCTGTCTGAGTGGATCTGCATAGGCTTAATACACAATTGTTTCAAGTCTAATTGAATAATGGACTTCCTGGGTAAAATAGATTACACTGCACTATTCTAATGATGAGGATGAGCGGCTGAGATAGGGGTGTGACTCCTAAAAGGGCTGGTCTGGGCTCTAACAAAAGTCTTAAACAAAGGAACCTGTGACTGGGCTGTCCTCacaacctaacaaagtattTAATCACAGAGCTCAGCTAATCATTGTAAAATAGTGTGACCTTActagctgtgtttacatggacaCTAATAtccactaataatcagaataaacacCCAAGAATATAAATAACTCATGTATGCACCTCAATCAAGAGACTGATCCGATCTGCCCTGATCTGAATTCATTGTCAATCAGATCCACAGGGGTGATGTGAACCTCTGATATTCCGATCAATAGGAAAATATTAACCATGTAAACGCTTATTCCAATCATTTCCATCTAGTTggaacaaatatattttttctgtgcATGCGCACCTATGATGCTtcgccttctctctctccctctccttgtcTCTATCTCAAACCAACCGGTCGAGGCAGATGGCTGCCCACCATGAAGTCCAGTTCTGCtctgaggtttctgcctgttaaaggtcccatattatgaaaaacatggtttctctggtctctacatatataaactggtcctccctgagcctaccaactcccagaatgaggaaagcaaacgagtcctgTATGGTCgctgcagcccacccactggtaaaacggggctcctacaggctgttcagattcagctcctttcGTTACGTAACGAaaggagtgatttgcataggccggGCTCCTCTGCGTGAAAACactccccctctccccggagatatccgagaggggggcaTCCCCAAAGTGAAGTTCGGTGTGTTCAGCGGTAAGCTAGCAGTGTTTTGCAATGTCGTCACTCAGAACTAGACatgcaaattgctctgttgttggttgtaaaaatcaacataagtgcctatattctgtcccagctacagaagaacagaagagacagtggttgcgtttcatttgtAACGACAACGTGCCAGCTACGGTTCGTataagtttgtttgtgtgtgctaaccacttcacatcggactgcttcagtaatgagggtcagtacaaagctggctttgcctcgacactgaccctcgtaaaaggatcagtcccaacc
This is a stretch of genomic DNA from Pagrus major chromosome 10, Pma_NU_1.0. It encodes these proteins:
- the LOC141003375 gene encoding interferon-induced very large GTPase 1-like is translated as MTTDTNDLTLGNLSPGVCYSLQVSAQLRNGRRSKPAVTSANTTKDDVPPPEITVLSVGQETVSFGISLTDDSVKYTLELDYSCDTQRDSLIRDVSSTVEVEGLIPGTEYTFSITRIGDNGNRSKATSLSVFTEPSPPVQIAVYQVSSESLSLRWDPPAGDVESYIVTCCHEGEIVQEMTTDTNDLTLSNLSPGVCYSLQVSAQLRNGRRSKPAVTSANTTKDDVPPPEITVLSVGQETVSFGIPLTDDSVKYTLELDYSCDTQRDSLIRDVSSTVEVEGLIPGTAYTFSITRIGDNGNRSKATSLSVFTEPSPPVQIAVYQVSSESLSLRWEPPAGDVESYIVTCCQEGEIVQEMTTDTNDLTLSGLSPGVCYSLQVSAQLRNGRRSKPAVTSANTKKQLESLLEHLGLEQLYKEKLSLSTVLQIEEKTITDEPAKCNSDLPWYFLKKLMMVNVTARNVKCVSGCESACDGASGKTELDLDNLFSSQQSDDMLNPLDIITALFLCSDGFVQQEMTLKMSMCQFSVPLLLPDCDTKQCTLMLWAMRDIVKKHRPQSLSESRGFIEDRIVVSELPMISFVRLGECSLSKSEILNKLLSNSQQYHDTFVHSNMECGDSPRRISNGLAEISWYLPCGNKNMDIFSEPVAVANLRGDIASFETQFSFLCQTSAAVFVFFDKLDSDCELLMNQQHKAEIFLVGNHQSNHSSKDALKKVATKLSLTNNNILLKAKHMNDADFVKKLRITVRDVFQSSKRKMRIEQMANIAHDLGIWVDEDCPECQNAKNNADAITAEIQDILKYKETQLPLQGQIWKELSRLEKEEFRLRKVGSENIENYKSDLQVEKEKLRKEQNSHDMSNAMTCFINAISSPGTERSYFLKWMRMKLDNLSREKLSDLREQYKEKSENSENKEEIKEIDRQLSNSSLGTEHFFREMGQIYEASLSLPETDQSRQQLQHLPKLCAGLLLDGFPLELVDGDASNIPLRWVSDVLSQLNDLVSPKNKILVVTVLGVQSTGKSTLLNTMFGVQFAVSSGRCTRGAFMLLIRVNDNVKKALSCDFIVIIDTEGLKSPELAQLDNSHEHDNELATLVVGLSDITIINVAMENSTEMKDILQIVVHAFLRMTEVGKKPKCQFVHQNVSDVSAHEKNLRDRKLLLQQLNEMTQAAAKMEKKEENKSFTDVMEYSPDTGNWYVPGLWNGNPPMAPVNAGYSEAVYELKKNIIQMLGSCESSANKILEFTEWVKSLWNAVKHENFIFSFRNSLVADAYMRLCTKCNKWEWEFKKEMYTWVTEADTRIYNFGTAAGKSETSNMSDFLTHLKSEACTELSKWETKILENLAEYFKQTEGHVYLVEGYREDFVNSAKRLRREMENSVFNQLTAAADIRQGMAEIDRIKEKHTKQIEKRVCALIEECRKQKVKMTDKELDKEFDKMWNKAVNEVSYSKPKATNVTANVSHYLRANLSHKGSLACDLLSQKRLQDCGQVPFKYAVEGFFQRCQHKLSKWFNVEDHVTTLQKIADRIIMDCTEIVTDKVKRKNNYHDTYIQEILRMIDEKLQNNQNVKIEIEFEVSLKQHICGFAARQFQKMHEDFLHEKDPYRCLNQNKEKFRAGFKDVFDERDQCQKKAEEFTECCLRPAVEAFINRSLGPDIIGEMRTKFEFSTRMFFQYSILLDLLSKKDFKKYQSYICSYKEYANKWVYDRIVGHFSNQLTMFEDQHLQSRINSINIAINKAKTGKKCNLKTFVENVCQELGDKLVISQDALGAFMILNNADQEQFANWLTECVKDMEQDLRKEFEETSIQMKLESLHVNPQRELLSQMIGCGKQCPFCTAPCEAGGGEHIEHQTSLHRPNGLGGFRWSSSEKLAIDICSSSVVSDTRFRCAATNGEYHPYKRYTEIFPDWKIAPDASLQASDYWKYVLAKFNDKFAEAYNAKAADIPVTWKNITYEQAEESLKKTFNIK